In Anopheles gambiae chromosome 2, idAnoGambNW_F1_1, whole genome shotgun sequence, a single window of DNA contains:
- the LOC1269758 gene encoding reticulon-4 receptor-like 2 — translation MWWKWPLLVFLCASIALCTDCPNRASNGYCVVENVTEPYNPAIFPPDERLVWIRNSTIPVFNRSLFTPLAHVENLMIHRLQIEQLDLAGCDKLDILFASYNAIDRVSADEGLPLRQLHLYQNRLTDVSALRALTEIEQLYLHENLLESLRFDTFAPMRHLKILTLQRNRLRTIATGTGNKPLVMPRLEQLFLQFNQLPHLDTGLWRMERLRVLDVSHNQLAYLLTFLEELPALRTLGLHHNPWHCGWLFGMLERLGARELDTDADGLIGIDEEASCPGLRLEDRLCCSENATSPDPVLLLVSRTGIVDELQQQVRGAKRRVETLEEAQRKQSHQFGELAGRLAAIERLCTE, via the coding sequence ATGTGGTGGAAGTGGCCTCTTCTCGTTTTTCTCTGTGCCTCCATCGCGCTCTGTACCGATTGTCCCAATCGTGCCAGCAATGGATACTGTGTGGTGGAAAACGTTACCGAACCCTACAACCCAGCGATCTTTCCACCGGACGAACGTTTGGTGTGGATTCGCAACAGCACCATCCCGGTGTTTAATCGATCCCTCTTTACGCCACTCGCCCACGTTGAAAACCTCATGATCCATCGGCTGCAGATAGAGCAGCTCGATCTGGCCGGTTGTGATAAGCTCGACATCCTGTTCGCTTCCTACAACGCGATCGATCGTGTCAGTGCGGACGAAGGTTTGCCGCTACGGCAGCTGCACCTTTACCAGAACCGTCTCACCGACGTGAGTGCACTGCGAGCACTCACCGAAATCGAGCAGCTTTATCTGCACGAGAATCTGCTCGAATCGTTACGCTTCGATACGTTCGCACCGATGCGGCACCTCAAGATACTCACCCTGCAGCGCAATCGGTTGCGCACGATCGCGACAGGGACGGGTAACAAGCCGCTCGTGATGCCACGACTCGAACAACTCTTTCTGCAGTTCAATCAGTTGCCCCATCTCGATACCGGACTGTGGCGTATGGAGCGGCTCCGTGTGCTCGACGTTAGTCACAATCAGCTCGCTTACCTGTTGACGTTTCTGGAGGAGCTACCGGCATTGCGTACGCTCGGGCTGCATCACAACCCCTGGCACTGTGGGTGGTTGTTTGGGATGCTGGAACGGTTGGGTGCACGCGAGCTGGACACGGACGCCGATGGGTTGATTGGAATCGATGAGGAAGCGTCCTGTCCGGGGCTACGGTTGGAGGATCGGCTGTGCTGTAGCGAGAATGCGACCAGCCCCGATCCGGTGCTGCTTCTGGTCAGCCGTACCGGGATCGTCGAtgaactgcagcagcaggttcGTGGTGCAAAGCGACGTGTCGAAACGCTCGAAGAGGCACAGCGCAAGCAGAGCCACCAATTCGGTGAGCTGGCCGGACGTTTGGCTGCAATAGAGCGTCTCTGCACGGAATGA